One Papaver somniferum cultivar HN1 chromosome 10, ASM357369v1, whole genome shotgun sequence genomic window carries:
- the LOC113319514 gene encoding probable inactive poly [ADP-ribose] polymerase SRO2: MNPNSVFNSLSGEQVLSESDCESTITSENSTITTSSANFFNSDDLILLDKTDSEFLTIKKKFLSNLGALANSVNEFTIHKNSFQSFMGQVKIQSFKLFSLATAKKKNPSSSSGNVQYAWFGSTKHGVEQIISHGFSQFDCSDDPDKKYGSGVYLLPEKHPLGSVALANRKDENGFKHVVLCRVVLGNMEEIRSGSQQFCPSSVEFDSGADNLLCPKKYTVWSTSMNFQILPEYVVSFKAPDSLDVTASAVARPTSPWMSFTSLIRELSKHLTPLQMALIKKQYKDFKERKITRQDMIQVVRRTAGDGMLSGVIKSFYRGMDRANCATVHPSRNIIFSK; this comes from the exons ATGAATCCAAATTCTGTTTTCAATTCTTTGAGTGGTGAGCAAGTTTTGTCAGAAAGTGATTGTGAATCAACAATTACTTCTGAGAATAGTACTATTACTACTTCTTCTGCTAATTTTTTTAATTCCGATGATTTGATTTTACTTGATAAAACGGATTCTGAATTCCTTACGATTAAGAAGAAATTTCTGTCTAATTTAGGAGCATTAGCAAATTCTGTTAATGAATTTACAATTCATAAGAATTCTTTTCAGAGTTTTATGGGTCAAGTCAAAATTCAATCGTTCAAGCTTTTCTCACTCGCTACTGCCAAGAAGAAGAACCCAAGTAGCAGTTCTGGGAATGTTCAATATGCTTGGTTTGGATCAACAAAACATGGTGTTGAACAGATTATTTCTCATGGGTTTAGTCAATTCGATTGTTCTGATGATCCGGATAAGAAATACGGTTCCGGAGTTTATCTTTTGCCTGAAAAACATCCTCTCGGAAG tgTGGCTTTGGCGAATCGGAAAGATGAAAACGGGTTTAAACACGTGGTACTTTGTCGAGTTGTTTTGGGTAATATGGAGGAAATTCGTAGTGGTTCTCAACAATTTTGTCCCAGTTCTGTTGAATTTGATTCTGGTGCTGATAATCTCTTGTGCCCCAAGAAATACACTGTTTGGTCAACAAGTATGAACTTTCAGATTCTGCCCGAGTATGTGGTTTCTTTCAAGGCTCCAGATTCCTTGGATG TGACTGCGTCAGCAGTGGCTCGACCAACGTCTCCTTGGATGTCATTTACATCTCTTATCCGTGAGCTTTCAAAGCATTTAACCCCTTTACAGATGGCTCTAATTAAGAAGCAATACAAAGATTTTAAG GAGAGAAAAATCACTAGGCAGGATATGATCCAGGTGGTGCGTAGAACTGCGGGGGATGGAATGCTATCTGGAGTAATCAAGTCATTCTACAGAGGAATG GATCGAGCCAACTGTGCAACAGTCCATCCCAGTCGAAATATAATCTTTTCAAAGTAA